The following proteins come from a genomic window of bacterium:
- a CDS encoding response regulator, with translation MTRILVIEDNEQNLYLTRFILERGGMEVIEARDGRTGLAAARESAPDLILLDIQLPEMDGFEVARTLRGEERTAGTPIVALTSFIMAEDRARVMDAGCDGMIEKPIEPEHFLDEVRVYLAVD, from the coding sequence GTGACCCGGATCCTCGTCATCGAAGACAACGAACAGAACCTGTACCTCACGCGGTTCATCCTCGAACGCGGCGGCATGGAGGTGATCGAGGCCCGCGACGGCCGCACGGGCCTGGCGGCGGCCCGTGAATCCGCGCCGGACCTCATCCTGCTGGACATCCAGCTGCCCGAGATGGACGGCTTCGAGGTCGCCAGGACCCTGCGCGGCGAAGAGCGCACGGCCGGGACGCCCATCGTGGCCCTGACCTCCTTCATCATGGCGGAGGACCGCGCGCGCGTGATGGATGCCGGCTGCGACGGCATGATCGAGAAGCCGATCGAGCCCGAGCATTTCCTCGACGAGGTGCGCGTCTACCTGGCGGTCGATTGA